One genomic segment of Ferviditalea candida includes these proteins:
- a CDS encoding TrmH family RNA methyltransferase, producing the protein MEIRSVNNPKVKQWAELMTKKGRDKQEKFLTEGIHLVQEALASGARIEALIYSLERGFPDEVDRGMIESGRPLEIFGVAEAVLSKITDARSPQGVCAVIEKPGIPLETLLKSEPSLAVLVDGVQDPGNLGTIIRSADAVGADAVIVGQGTVDVYNPKTVRSTMGSLFHIPVVEADLPQLLHSMQSEPIQIVNTSLQAQMSCYEADFTRRTWFLVGNEAGGVSAEAAQYADTHIKIPMHGQAESLNVAMATTVLLYEALRQRHYPTQINSYQSK; encoded by the coding sequence ATGGAAATTCGTTCGGTAAATAATCCCAAGGTAAAGCAATGGGCGGAGCTTATGACCAAAAAGGGGAGAGACAAGCAGGAGAAATTTCTCACCGAGGGCATTCATCTGGTGCAGGAGGCCCTTGCGTCGGGAGCTCGTATCGAGGCCTTGATCTATTCGCTGGAACGGGGGTTTCCTGATGAAGTCGATAGGGGCATGATAGAAAGCGGCCGTCCTTTAGAAATATTCGGTGTGGCTGAAGCGGTGCTGTCCAAAATTACGGATGCGCGGAGTCCGCAGGGGGTATGCGCGGTCATTGAGAAACCGGGGATACCGTTGGAGACGCTGCTGAAATCGGAACCGTCGCTCGCAGTTCTTGTCGACGGGGTTCAGGACCCGGGCAATCTGGGCACGATCATCCGCAGCGCGGATGCAGTCGGCGCCGATGCCGTTATCGTGGGACAAGGTACTGTAGATGTCTATAATCCGAAGACTGTGCGCTCCACTATGGGATCTCTCTTTCACATCCCAGTTGTGGAAGCGGATTTGCCGCAGCTGCTCCACTCTATGCAATCCGAGCCCATCCAGATCGTCAATACGAGCCTTCAAGCGCAAATGTCCTGTTATGAGGCGGACTTCACCCGCAGAACCTGGTTTCTGGTCGGCAATGAAGCCGGCGGCGTATCGGCGGAGGCGGCCCAATACGCGGATACACATATCAAAATTCCGATGCACGGGCAAGCGGAATCGCTGAACGTCGCGATGGCCACCACGGTTTTGCTGTATGA
- a CDS encoding potassium channel family protein → MKKQFAVIGMGRFGSSVAKTLYNLGFEVLAIDSNETRTQEVVNMVTHAVQADSTDEDALRALGIRNFDVVVVAIGEDIQSSILTSLILKDMGVSMLIVKAQNELHGKVLAKIGADKVIYPERDMGQRVAHNLISPNILDHIELSEDYSIVEIGVSHQMAGKTLRQLDIRAKYGCNVMAIKGDGKMNIAPHADDVIRPNDVLVVIGKNEALHNFEVSFSDR, encoded by the coding sequence ATGAAGAAGCAATTTGCAGTCATCGGTATGGGCCGATTTGGCTCCAGTGTGGCCAAAACTCTGTACAATCTGGGTTTTGAGGTGCTTGCCATCGATTCGAATGAAACCCGAACCCAAGAGGTTGTCAACATGGTCACTCATGCCGTCCAGGCGGATTCCACGGATGAAGATGCCTTGCGCGCGCTGGGTATACGCAATTTTGACGTCGTGGTGGTGGCGATCGGCGAGGACATCCAATCCAGCATATTAACCTCCTTGATCTTGAAAGACATGGGCGTTTCCATGCTGATTGTAAAAGCGCAGAATGAATTGCACGGAAAAGTGTTGGCCAAAATCGGCGCTGATAAAGTGATCTACCCGGAAAGGGATATGGGGCAACGGGTTGCTCATAACCTGATCTCTCCCAACATTCTGGATCATATTGAATTATCTGAGGATTACAGCATCGTCGAAATCGGGGTTTCCCATCAGATGGCCGGAAAAACGCTCCGACAGTTGGATATCCGCGCCAAATACGGCTGCAACGTAATGGCCATAAAGGGTGACGGAAAAATGAACATAGCTCCCCACGCGGATGATGTCATCAGACCCAACGATGTATTGGTCGTCATTGGGAAGAACGAGGCTCTGCACAATTTTGAGGTTTCGTTCTCGGATCGATGA
- the sspI gene encoding small acid-soluble spore protein SspI, with the protein MNLNLRQAIIQRVQGKDEAELLDIIDGSIDTDERTLPGLGVLFEIIWKHCEQNTREELVLTLKEHLA; encoded by the coding sequence ATGAATTTGAATTTGCGCCAGGCGATTATTCAGCGTGTTCAAGGCAAAGACGAAGCTGAACTGCTCGATATTATAGACGGCTCCATCGATACGGATGAACGGACGCTGCCCGGACTCGGCGTGCTCTTCGAAATCATCTGGAAACATTGCGAGCAGAACACAAGAGAAGAACTTGTCCTGACATTGAAGGAGCACCTTGCATAA
- a CDS encoding peptide chain release factor 3, which translates to MNKTITKELEQEVQKRRTFAIISHPDAGKTTLTEKLLLFGGAIRLAGTVKGRKANKYATSDWMEIEKQRGISVTSSVLQFDYKGHRINILDTPGHQDFSEDTYRTLTAADSAVMLIDCAKGVEEQTKKLFQVCRKRGIPIFTFINKLDREGRNPFELLEEIEEVLGIRSYPMNWPIGMGKQLCGIYDRRKTQVELYQGKDHERIDVKPVADYRDPLIREMAGDYLFEYTGEELELLDVAGDPFDEEKVQRGELTPVFFGSAVNNFGVQTFLENFLAMAPQPASRNSDKGEIQPTDEKFSGYIFKIQANMNPAHRDRVAFLRIVSGKFERGMSVKHVRAGKEIKLSQPQQFLAQDREIVDAAYPGDIIGLFDPGIFRIGDSLSQGEDRVFNELPTFPPELFAKVVVKNALKHKQYQKGIDQLTEEGTIQVFKTIGFEDIILGVVGQLQFEVFEHRMKGEYGVDVELHRQPFQYARWVVGEVDPGKFRINSMLVKDKRGDYVALFENEYAMRTSMEKNPTLQFLEQAP; encoded by the coding sequence ATGAATAAAACGATTACGAAGGAATTGGAACAGGAAGTCCAAAAAAGACGGACGTTCGCCATTATCTCGCATCCCGATGCAGGTAAAACGACATTGACCGAAAAGCTGCTGCTGTTCGGTGGAGCCATCCGTCTTGCAGGTACGGTCAAAGGGCGAAAAGCCAACAAATACGCCACTTCCGACTGGATGGAAATCGAAAAGCAAAGAGGCATTTCCGTCACCTCCAGCGTCCTGCAGTTCGATTACAAGGGCCACCGGATCAATATTCTCGATACCCCCGGTCACCAGGATTTCAGCGAGGACACGTACCGGACGCTGACCGCAGCCGATAGCGCCGTCATGTTGATCGATTGCGCCAAAGGGGTGGAGGAGCAGACCAAGAAGCTGTTTCAGGTTTGCCGGAAGCGGGGCATTCCGATTTTTACGTTCATCAACAAGCTGGATAGGGAAGGCCGCAACCCGTTTGAGCTGCTGGAAGAGATCGAAGAGGTGCTCGGGATCCGCTCCTATCCGATGAACTGGCCGATCGGCATGGGCAAGCAGTTGTGCGGAATTTACGACCGGCGCAAGACTCAGGTCGAGCTGTATCAGGGGAAGGACCATGAACGGATCGATGTCAAGCCGGTCGCCGATTACCGCGATCCGCTGATTCGGGAGATGGCGGGCGATTATTTGTTTGAATATACCGGGGAAGAGCTTGAGCTTTTGGATGTCGCCGGGGACCCGTTCGATGAGGAGAAGGTGCAGCGGGGCGAATTGACGCCGGTATTTTTCGGCAGCGCGGTCAACAACTTCGGGGTGCAGACGTTTCTGGAGAATTTTCTGGCGATGGCCCCGCAGCCTGCTTCCCGAAACAGCGACAAGGGAGAGATTCAGCCGACCGACGAGAAATTCTCCGGTTATATTTTCAAAATCCAAGCGAACATGAATCCTGCGCACAGGGACCGGGTGGCATTTCTGCGGATCGTCTCCGGCAAGTTCGAGCGGGGAATGTCGGTTAAACATGTGCGCGCGGGCAAAGAGATCAAGCTGTCTCAGCCGCAGCAGTTTCTGGCGCAGGACAGGGAGATTGTGGATGCGGCATATCCCGGCGATATCATCGGATTGTTCGATCCGGGCATTTTTCGGATCGGGGATTCCTTATCTCAGGGTGAAGACCGGGTGTTCAACGAACTGCCTACGTTCCCGCCCGAATTATTCGCCAAGGTGGTCGTAAAGAATGCCTTGAAGCATAAGCAGTATCAGAAGGGCATTGACCAATTGACGGAGGAAGGAACGATCCAGGTTTTCAAAACGATCGGCTTCGAGGATATTATCCTGGGGGTTGTCGGACAGCTTCAATTCGAAGTCTTCGAGCATCGGATGAAAGGGGAATACGGTGTCGATGTCGAGCTGCACCGCCAGCCGTTCCAGTATGCCCGATGGGTTGTCGGGGAGGTTGATCCCGGCAAATTCCGGATCAATTCGATGCTGGTTAAAGATAAGAGAGGCGATTATGTTGCGCTGTTTGAAAATGAATACGCCATGCGGACGTCGATGGAGAAGAACCCGACGCTGCAATTTCTGGAGCAAGCGCCTTGA
- a CDS encoding cyclase family protein, whose protein sequence is MFKIYDISMSIHDQMQVYKNKASKRPEIRVMHDFSVGRVYESRISLDAHTGTHLDAPLHMLENGDTIETIPLERLVSTARVIDLTHVEESIGRGDLEPHALQTGEWVLLKTRNSFSEEFDYGFVYLREDGAEYLAERMIKGVGIDGLGIERSQEGHPTHKALFSRQILIVEGLRLKDVPPGTYMLVVAPLKLKGIEAAPARAFLLGN, encoded by the coding sequence ATGTTCAAGATCTACGATATTTCCATGTCGATTCATGATCAAATGCAGGTCTACAAGAACAAGGCTTCAAAACGGCCGGAAATCCGGGTCATGCACGATTTTAGCGTCGGCAGGGTTTATGAATCGAGAATCAGCCTGGATGCGCACACGGGAACGCATCTCGACGCGCCGCTGCATATGTTGGAAAATGGAGACACGATCGAGACAATCCCCTTGGAGCGGCTGGTGAGCACAGCCAGGGTCATTGATCTGACGCATGTCGAGGAAAGCATCGGCCGCGGGGATTTGGAGCCGCACGCGCTTCAAACGGGAGAATGGGTTCTGCTCAAAACGAGAAATTCCTTTTCCGAGGAATTTGATTACGGATTTGTGTACCTTCGGGAGGACGGCGCGGAATATCTGGCCGAACGCATGATCAAAGGCGTCGGAATCGACGGGCTGGGGATCGAACGAAGCCAGGAAGGCCATCCCACGCACAAAGCTTTGTTTTCCCGCCAAATTCTCATTGTTGAGGGATTGCGATTAAAGGATGTACCCCCGGGCACTTATATGCTGGTAGTTGCTCCTCTTAAGCTCAAGGGGATCGAAGCGGCTCCGGCCCGGGCATTTCTGCTGGGAAACTGA